The genome window GGTCTGTAACGCCTGCAAGAAGAACGGAGGTATCTGCATTGTTAACGACGGCTATCAGGAGATAGAGAAAAAAATGAAAGAGGCCGACGCCATTATCGTTGGTTCTCCCGTTTACTTTGGCTCAATAACCGGAATGCTAAAAACCCTCTTTGACAGGTCAAGAACTTTAAGGGTTAACTGGGAGTTAAAGGACAAGGTGTGTGCAGCAATAACCGTTGGAGCTACGCAGCACGGAGGACAGGAGCATACCTTACAGGCAATTCACGCGTGGGCTCTAATTCACGGAATGATTCTCGTTGCAGACTCAGACCCCACTGCCCACTTTGGGGGGGCTGCTGTTGCAAAGCAAGTTGACGGCGAGTTTAAGATTGACGAGTGGGGACTCCAGACTGCAAGGAGCG of Sulfurovum riftiae contains these proteins:
- a CDS encoding flavodoxin family protein translates to VCNACKKNGGICIVNDGYQEIEKKMKEADAIIVGSPVYFGSITGMLKTLFDRSRTLRVNWELKDKVCAAITVGATQHGGQEHTLQAIHAWALIHGMILVADSDPTAHFGGAAVAKQVDGEFKIDEWGLQTARS